Below is a genomic region from Deinococcus seoulensis.
GCGTGTCCAGCACCCGTCCGATGTTCCCGTCACCCTGTTCGCCCGTCCGGACGTTCCGCTCGAGGACCGCGCTGTCGACGAGTTGCTGCGCCTCCTCGACAGTCAGGGCGACCTGCCGTCACCCGCCCGGTTGCAGCGGGTCGCCCTGACCCCCGACTTTCACCGCGGCAGCGGGATTCCCGTGGGAACCGTCCTGCAGGCGGACGGGTTCCTGCTGCCCGGCGCCGTCGGTCACGACGTGGGCTGCGGCATGCGCCTGCATCTCACGTCCCTGCGGCGTGAGGACGTCGCACCACACCTGGACCGACTGGAGCGCCGCCTGCGGGCTCTGTTCTTCGAGGGAGGACGCCAGATCGCCATGACCGGGCGTCAACGACAGGCCCTGCTGCAAGGCGGCGTGAGCAGCCTGCTCGGGTTGCCCGGAACGGGTGGATTGTGGGACGGTCTGGCGCGGCAGGATCCGCAGCGTGAACAGGAGCGCTGCGATCACACGGCGCAGCTCCGGACACCCTGGCTGTCCCCACCTCAACTGGGCGCTCTGCGGGACTGGATCGGCGCGCCGGACGACCTGACGTACGACAGCCAGATCGGTTCGCTGGGCGGAGGCAACCACTTCGCGGAGGTGCAGGTCGTCCACCGGATCATCGATCCACGTGCGGCGCACCAGTGGGGCATCCGGGAAGGCCTGGTGACCGTGATGATCCACAGCGGTTCCCTCGGCGTCGGGCACTGGGCGGGTCAGCTCGCCGCGCGCACCGCGCGGGACGCCTGGCCGGCCGGCCTGCCCAGGCCGCGCTCCGGTGTATTCCCGGTCATGCAGGACGCGGCGCCAGACGCCCTGCGCGCCGTGCAGAGTGCCCTGCAGATGGCAGCGAACTTCGCGGCCGTCAACCGCCTGTGGCTCGGCCAGATGACACGCGCCGGACTCGAAGAGGCGTGCGGTGAAATGGACTTCCCGTTGCTGTACGACGCGGCCCACAACTTCATCTGGCCGGAGGACGGCCGCTGGATTCACCGTAAGGGCGCCGCCCCGGCGCGCGGGTTCGCGCAGATGCAGGACACGCCCTTCGCGTACACCGGGGAGCCGGTCCTGGTCCCAGGCTCCATGGGAGCCAGCAGCTTCATCCTGGCTGGCCGTGGGAACCCGGAAGCCCTCTGGAGCGCCAGTCATGGAGCGGGACGGCAACAGGCCCGCGGCGACGCCATGCGTGGCTCGCAGGCGGAATTCAGCGCGTTCCTGGAAGCATTCCGGGTGGTCACGCCGCTGGACTGGCGCCGGGCCCGGCCGGATATCCGGGAGCGGAAACGGACCGAACTGATGCAGGAAGCGCCGTTCGCCTACAAGGGCGTGGGCCCGGTGGTGGAGACCCTCCGGGAGGCCGGCCTGGCGGAACCGGTCGCGGAACTGCGCCCCCTGCTCACCGTCAAGGGGTAACGCGGGCCGCAGCACCGGGAGGCTCGGCAACGGAGCGCACAGCGCAGGCGTTGCCCGGGAAGCCAACGGATTGATCCAGTCGAGGTCCGTCCTGCCGGTATTTGAGGCCTGCATATCGATACCCGGCGCTGGCGGTTCGAGCGTCACGTCCCGCGTCGATCCCAGCGGCGCCGAGTCGTCGTCACGCCACCAGGCCGGTCCGGTCGTTCCTTGAGCGCCTCCGGGTGCAGGGTCAGCAGATCCCTGCACCCGGCATCCCTGGCGCAGGATTCGTCTCCGAGCTGCTGACGCTCCTGGTGTTCGCAGCGCTCGGGATCCGGCGCCGCTGCACAGCGACAGGGTGACGGCGTGAGGAGGCTCCCCGGTCTCTGTTCCGGCTGGCGCCGGACATGTGTCACCTGCCCGGCAGGGACGAACGTCAACCCGTTCTCAGGACAGTCGCCGCGACTGCAAGGCCCACGCTTCGGGCCGGGTTGCGAGGTGGAATGCGCGTCTACCTGCATCACCGTACTGTCCAGGAGCGGCGCCCCGTACGCGCGGTTTATCTACAAGATCAACGCAGTGTACTTAGAGCTGATCCCTGCTCTCCTCTCGACCGCGCCAGAACGCCCAAGGAACGCTGAGGACACGCTCCCGACCCGCCACCCTAAGCTGACGGGATGACCGACCTTGCCCAGAAGGCCCGCACGCTGCTCGACCTGCACGCCGCCCCCGAGATCCTGACGCTGGCCAACGTGTGGGACGTGGTGTCCGCGCAGGTAGTGGCCGCCGTACCCGGCGTGCGTGCCCTGGCGACCGCCAGTCACTCGATCGCCTCGACCTTCGGGTACAAGGACGGCGAGAACATCCCGCTGGACCTGCATCTGGACATGGTGCGGCGCATCGTGGAGGCGGTCGATCTGCCGGTGAGCATGGACTTCGAGGCCGGGTACGGCAACCCCGGCGACACGGCCCGCCGGGCCATCGAGGCGGGCGTGGTCGGCGGGAACCTCGAAGACCAGATGAAGCCGCTGGACGAGGCCGTGGCCGCCGTGAGGGCCGTGATGGACGCGGGCCGGGCGGCCGGGATCGACTTCGTGCTGAACGCCCGCACCGACGCCCTGGTGCGCGCCGAACCCGATGCTCCGCGCCAGCCGCTGCTGGACGAGGTCATCCGCCGGTGCCAGGCGTTCCTGGAGGCCGGCGCGCCCGTGGTGTTCGTGCCCCGGCTGGTGGCGCGCGAGGAGATCGAACAGGTGGTCGCGGCGCTGGGGCCGCAGAAGCTGACGCTGATCAGCGTGCCCGGCGCGAGCCTGCCCGCGAGCGAGTTGCAGGCGCTGGGCGTGGCGCGCGTCTCGACCGGCCCTTTCACCCAGCGGGTCGCCCTGACGGCGTTGCAGGACGCCGCTCAGGAACTGGTGTCGGGCGGCGTGCTGCCGGTCGACACGCGGGCGCTAAACTGATCCCCTGAACCGGGATCAGGAACCCGGATCGTCCAACACGGCCCGGATGGTCTGCCGGCAGATGGCGGCCAATTCTGGGTTCGTGTGCACGTAGTACGGCAGGGCGACCAGCGACACGCTCAGCGCCCAGCCGCGCCCGCGCGCCCACGTGGCGTCGTCCACGTTCAGCGCGGCGCGGAAACTCTGCCGGGACGGGGCATCCAGCAGGTTCCACGCGGGTTGCAGATCGACAGCCGGGTCGCCCAGTGTCAGGCCGCCCCAGTCGATCACGGCACTCAACCGCCCGCCGTGCGCCAGCAGATTGCCGGGTTTCAGGTCGCCGTGAATCCACACGGGGTCACCGGCCCAGGCGGGAACTGCGAGCGCAGCCTCCCACGCGGCCAGCACCGGCACGGGGTCGAGGAGGCCCACGCAGTCGGCGATGGCCCCACGGGTCCCCCGGTCCCGGTCATGCAGCGGGCCGTTGCGGGAGCCCTGCGGCGCGTCTTCCACCGGGGGCGGCACGCGGCGCAGCGCCGTGATGAATCCCGCCAGCTCCCGCGCCAGCTCATGCCCGTCCCGCACGGTGTCCAGGCCCGCGTCCACCCCCTCCAGCCAGCGGTACACCGCCCACGGGAACGGGTAACCCTCGCCGGGCACGCCCACGAACAGCGGTTCCGGCACGCGCAGCGGCAGGTGCGGCGCGAGGCGCGGCAGCCACGCCGCCTCCTTGTGCACGTCGTCCGCCGCCCAGCCGATCCGGGGCAGACGCACCACGAGCCCGTCCCCCAGCCGGAACATGGCGTTGTCCGTGCCTGCGTGGCGGATCCGGGTCAGGGACAGCCCCGCCCACGCTGGGCACTGCGCCGCGATCAGGCGCGACACCAGGGCCGCGTCCACGATCACCTCATCCTCGTGCATCCGGACTGGAACATCACTCATTACCCGCCACCGTACCCGCCCGCGCCCGGCCCACGCATGCGCCAGAGCGCGTATCGCCATGCCAGCCAGGCCTGCGCCGCCCTCACGCAGCAATCCGGGGGCCAGCAGCACGCTCCTTCATGCCACGCTCAACTGCTGTCTCGTAAGGACCGGGTCCGCCCGGAAGTCACCGGGAGGGAAGAGAGCAGAACGTCCCTGGCCTCGCCGCACGCTCACAGCGGTTTCCAGTTCCGCCCTGGCCCGACGGCACGCCCCAGGGTTTCATCTTCAACCGCTGGTGTGGACGGCTTCTCGCTCTGCTCCGCAGCTCCGCGAGTCCGTATCACTTCACCGTGAAGACCGTGATCGCGTCGTTCCCACCCAGCCCGGCGCCCACCGCGAGCTCCCGGCCGTCAGCGGACCAGGCGAGCGTGCGGGTCGAGTCGACGAACGGACCCGCCTTCGCCAGAACCGAAAGGGTCGCGGTATCCAGCAGCCAGACGTTGCGGCCCTGACTGATCACCGCGAGCTTCTTGCCGTCCGGACTGAACCGCATGTTCAGGTCCAATGCCATGCCGCTGCCTGGCAACGTGATGGACCGGGAGGGTCCGGTCGCTCCGGGCGGCAGGATGCTCAGCGTGTACTTCCCCTGCGTGAGGGAGATCACCGCGCGGCTCCCGCCCCGCCCCATGGCCAGCTGCAGGCCCTGGCCCGGCAGGTCCGCTACCGTCCGGAGTCGGCCGGTCCCCACCGTGTACTCGCTGAGCGTGCCGTCGTTCTGCAGCACGTTCAGGGTGCGGTCGTCGGCACTCAGGGCGCCGCCGACCAGGTAGGACGTCGACAGTTTGCTCAGGTCCGGGCTGATCGGGGCACGTCCCGGCAGAACGATCCGCAGGGCACGGCCACGCTCCAGGACAGCGCCCGCGCCTCCTTCGGTCACGTTCAGCCGGTCCCTGGACGGGTCGTCGTCCCGGAAGGTGGCGACGACCTTCGCCTGACCGCCCTGCAGCTGACTGACACTCCCGCTGGTCGAGAACCACAGCGCGCCGGACGTCGAGGTCAGGTCGCCCACGTTCCGGATGACCGGACTGACCGGGCGGCCCTGCTCGTCCACCAGGCGGTCGTCCACGCCGAGCGTCACGAACTGTCCGGCGTGGACGCCGAGCCAGTAGACCGAGGCGGCCGGCAGGGGCAGAAGCGACGACCCGTCGCCCGTGCCCACCCGAATCCCGGTGTAGGAGCCGGTGGCCAGGGTGCCCTGACTGCTGGTATCCGTGGACAGGACCGCTCCCCCGACCTTCGCGGGCGTCCTCTCGACCTTGCCGGTGGCCAGTTCAACCGCGTAGAAGGTGTCCTCGCCGAACATGAACAGCCCCTGATCCTGCACGAACGTGAACTGCTCGACGTCCCAGCTCTCCGGAATCCGGATCGTCCGGCCGCTCTGCAGGTGCTGCGCGGTGGTGTACTTGTCCCCGGTGAAGGCCAGCCACTCATGGTTCGCCGAGAAGCCGACCGACCCCACCCCGGGGGCGTTCAGCTTCTGCAGGACCTGACCGGCCGCGTCCGTGACGACGACGGTGTTCTCGCTCTTGAGCGCGACGCGTTGCCCGTCGCGTGACGTGACCACGCCGGTCAGGTCGTCTCCCAGGGGGTTGGGGAACGGCCGGCGCTCGCCGTTCTGTGGGTTCCAGAGGCTCAGGTTCTCGTCGGACTGGACGAGCAGAAGATCACCCTGCACGAACCCTGCGGTCAGGTACTCCCCGCGGATGCGCCGGGCCAACTCGCCGGTCCCGGCGTCCCACACGGTGACTTCCGTCCCGCTCCAGCCGTTCAGCGAGGCGACCCAGCGGCGTTGGGGGCTCATCCAGACGGCAGAGACCTCGTCGGACGCGCCGCGATAGACGCGAGAGACGGTCCCCCCGGTGTCCGTCACCACGACGCGGCTGTCGGCGCCGCTCAGGAGTTCCGTGTCTGACAGCCAGAGGACGGAGCGGGCGGTACCGCCGCTGACCGGGACGCTGCGCTGGGACGTGAAACCAACGGCCAGGGCGGTCGTCACGCTGGCGGCCAGGGTCAGCAGGGTCGGTCGCAGGAGACGGCGCTTCAGGGAGGAGCGGGATTCAGGAGACATCGGTCGCCACTGTAGCGAACTTCATACGGTGCCCGTGGACTTCCGGCGCGTGTGGTGGCGACGACCGGGCAGGCATCGGAGGTCAGGCCCACCCCGCCACGGGCCAGCCGGACCGGCCGTCCCCGTTCAGGTGAGCAGGTCGCGGCCCGGCTTGACCATCGCGCGGACCGTCGCCCCTTTCCCCGGCAGGCCCAGCGCCGTGAACACCCACCCGTCAGGCGTGCGGGACACGCGCGCCATGAACATCCCCGTGTGCGGCCCCCCTCGCCCAGGTCGTAGCGGGCGAGTTCCGAACCGCTGACGCTGTCCACCACCCGGCAGAACGCGTTGCGCACCTGCGAGAACGCCTGCCCCTGGAACGAATTGATGGTCAGCAGCAGGTGCGCCGCGTCCGGGCTGAGCTTCGTCAGGTCCACCGCGATACGCTCATCGTCCCCCTGCCCGTGACCGGTCAGGTTATCCCCGGAGTGCTGCACGGCGCCGCGCTGACCCGAGCGGCCCATGAACCAGACCCGGTCGATGTCACGGCCGGATGCGTCGTACACGATGCAGCTCGCGTCCAGGTCGACGTTGCGTCCGCCCCGGACCGGGTCCCAGCCGAGCC
It encodes:
- a CDS encoding RtcB family protein — encoded protein: MYHPKVTRISGTRLRVQHPSDVPVTLFARPDVPLEDRAVDELLRLLDSQGDLPSPARLQRVALTPDFHRGSGIPVGTVLQADGFLLPGAVGHDVGCGMRLHLTSLRREDVAPHLDRLERRLRALFFEGGRQIAMTGRQRQALLQGGVSSLLGLPGTGGLWDGLARQDPQREQERCDHTAQLRTPWLSPPQLGALRDWIGAPDDLTYDSQIGSLGGGNHFAEVQVVHRIIDPRAAHQWGIREGLVTVMIHSGSLGVGHWAGQLAARTARDAWPAGLPRPRSGVFPVMQDAAPDALRAVQSALQMAANFAAVNRLWLGQMTRAGLEEACGEMDFPLLYDAAHNFIWPEDGRWIHRKGAAPARGFAQMQDTPFAYTGEPVLVPGSMGASSFILAGRGNPEALWSASHGAGRQQARGDAMRGSQAEFSAFLEAFRVVTPLDWRRARPDIRERKRTELMQEAPFAYKGVGPVVETLREAGLAEPVAELRPLLTVKG
- a CDS encoding isocitrate lyase/PEP mutase family protein, which translates into the protein MTDLAQKARTLLDLHAAPEILTLANVWDVVSAQVVAAVPGVRALATASHSIASTFGYKDGENIPLDLHLDMVRRIVEAVDLPVSMDFEAGYGNPGDTARRAIEAGVVGGNLEDQMKPLDEAVAAVRAVMDAGRAAGIDFVLNARTDALVRAEPDAPRQPLLDEVIRRCQAFLEAGAPVVFVPRLVAREEIEQVVAALGPQKLTLISVPGASLPASELQALGVARVSTGPFTQRVALTALQDAAQELVSGGVLPVDTRALN
- a CDS encoding aminoglycoside phosphotransferase family protein; translation: MSDVPVRMHEDEVIVDAALVSRLIAAQCPAWAGLSLTRIRHAGTDNAMFRLGDGLVVRLPRIGWAADDVHKEAAWLPRLAPHLPLRVPEPLFVGVPGEGYPFPWAVYRWLEGVDAGLDTVRDGHELARELAGFITALRRVPPPVEDAPQGSRNGPLHDRDRGTRGAIADCVGLLDPVPVLAAWEAALAVPAWAGDPVWIHGDLKPGNLLAHGGRLSAVIDWGGLTLGDPAVDLQPAWNLLDAPSRQSFRAALNVDDATWARGRGWALSVSLVALPYYVHTNPELAAICRQTIRAVLDDPGS
- a CDS encoding WD40 repeat domain-containing protein; the encoded protein is MSPESRSSLKRRLLRPTLLTLAASVTTALAVGFTSQRSVPVSGGTARSVLWLSDTELLSGADSRVVVTDTGGTVSRVYRGASDEVSAVWMSPQRRWVASLNGWSGTEVTVWDAGTGELARRIRGEYLTAGFVQGDLLLVQSDENLSLWNPQNGERRPFPNPLGDDLTGVVTSRDGQRVALKSENTVVVTDAAGQVLQKLNAPGVGSVGFSANHEWLAFTGDKYTTAQHLQSGRTIRIPESWDVEQFTFVQDQGLFMFGEDTFYAVELATGKVERTPAKVGGAVLSTDTSSQGTLATGSYTGIRVGTGDGSSLLPLPAASVYWLGVHAGQFVTLGVDDRLVDEQGRPVSPVIRNVGDLTSTSGALWFSTSGSVSQLQGGQAKVVATFRDDDPSRDRLNVTEGGAGAVLERGRALRIVLPGRAPISPDLSKLSTSYLVGGALSADDRTLNVLQNDGTLSEYTVGTGRLRTVADLPGQGLQLAMGRGGSRAVISLTQGKYTLSILPPGATGPSRSITLPGSGMALDLNMRFSPDGKKLAVISQGRNVWLLDTATLSVLAKAGPFVDSTRTLAWSADGRELAVGAGLGGNDAITVFTVK